A window of the bacterium genome harbors these coding sequences:
- the mreD gene encoding rod shape-determining protein MreD translates to MTRFVAYGILALAALALEVTWLSDIRPGGAAVDPLLVLVVSVGLLHGPIEGAVAGAAAGLMQDVVTGVPLGLGMLGNLCAGFGAGLGEGRLYLEDLWLPAIAAFTLTIVRYAVWIGAGHMVSVLNVPLTEAVRVTALAACYNGMIAIPVFQWLRRLDGALQRLSERPR, encoded by the coding sequence ATGACGCGGTTCGTCGCCTACGGCATTCTGGCGCTCGCCGCGCTGGCGCTTGAAGTCACATGGTTGAGCGATATCCGGCCCGGGGGCGCGGCCGTCGACCCGCTCCTCGTCCTCGTGGTGTCGGTCGGCCTGCTGCACGGCCCGATCGAGGGCGCCGTCGCCGGCGCGGCCGCTGGGCTGATGCAGGACGTGGTGACCGGGGTGCCGCTGGGGCTTGGAATGCTCGGCAACCTCTGCGCCGGGTTCGGGGCGGGGCTCGGCGAGGGGCGGCTTTACCTGGAGGACCTCTGGCTGCCCGCGATCGCCGCGTTCACGCTGACCATCGTGCGGTATGCGGTGTGGATCGGCGCCGGTCACATGGTGAGCGTGCTCAACGTGCCCCTGACGGAGGCGGTTCGCGTCACGGCGCTGGCGGCATGTTATAATGGTATGATTGCAATTCCGGTTTTCCAATGGCTCCGCCGGCTCGACGGGGCGTTGCAGCGGCTCTCCGAACGACCGCGGTGA
- the rsfS gene encoding ribosome silencing factor: MEARRKALLAADAAESKLAGDVLVLDLQEHSPVTDFFVIGSGSNRVQIKAITEAVEEALEAAGERARRAEGRRDGRWVLLDFGDVVVHIFEPREREFYNLERLWGDAPVVER; this comes from the coding sequence GTGGAGGCAAGACGAAAGGCGCTGTTGGCGGCCGACGCCGCCGAGTCCAAGCTGGCGGGCGACGTTCTTGTCCTTGATCTTCAGGAGCACAGCCCGGTGACCGACTTCTTCGTGATCGGGAGCGGGAGCAACCGGGTGCAGATCAAGGCGATCACCGAGGCGGTCGAGGAGGCGCTCGAAGCCGCCGGCGAACGCGCCCGCCGCGCGGAGGGCCGGCGCGACGGGCGCTGGGTGCTGCTTGACTTCGGCGACGTCGTCGTCCATATTTTTGAGCCGCGCGAGCGAGAGTTCTACAACCTCGAGCGGCTTTGGGGGGACGCGCCGGTCGTCGAACGCTAG
- the radC gene encoding DNA repair protein RadC, with product MTGRPGVCDLGLSGAALRERRRRIVDLPEEIRPRERLLRHGAGALSSAELLAVLLRTGFRDHGALEVAAALLGNHGTLDRLAGATPVELCRTPGVGEVKALHLLAAFELGRRLRALPPRTRPVVRRPADAAALVVDALRFCETEQCWVLLLNTRHEVIDRVELTRGGLASSPVHPREVFRAAVRGGAAAVILVHNHPSGDPAPSRSDLALTARLCRAGRLMGIPVLDHLIVGDGRYVSLRERGGPFDPAPGAPRAPRKRGAGPAGGPRGA from the coding sequence GTGACGGGCCGGCCGGGGGTCTGCGATCTCGGGCTCTCGGGTGCTGCGCTGCGTGAGCGACGACGCCGGATCGTGGATCTCCCCGAGGAGATCCGTCCTCGTGAGCGGCTGCTGCGGCACGGCGCCGGCGCGCTCAGCAGCGCGGAGTTGCTCGCCGTTCTTCTCCGTACGGGTTTCCGCGACCACGGTGCCCTGGAGGTCGCGGCCGCCCTCTTGGGGAACCATGGGACGCTGGATCGCCTCGCCGGCGCCACGCCGGTCGAGTTGTGCAGGACGCCCGGCGTGGGCGAGGTTAAAGCCCTCCACCTCCTAGCTGCGTTCGAGTTGGGGCGCCGGTTGCGGGCACTGCCGCCGCGGACGCGGCCGGTCGTGCGCCGACCTGCCGACGCGGCGGCGCTGGTTGTCGACGCGTTGCGGTTCTGCGAGACGGAGCAATGTTGGGTGCTGCTACTCAATACGCGGCACGAGGTGATCGACCGGGTGGAGCTGACGCGGGGCGGGTTGGCGAGCTCCCCGGTCCATCCCCGGGAGGTGTTTCGGGCCGCCGTCCGCGGAGGCGCTGCGGCGGTGATTTTGGTGCATAATCATCCATCGGGCGATCCGGCACCGAGCCGATCCGACCTGGCGCTGACCGCGCGGCTGTGCCGAGCCGGGCGGCTGATGGGGATTCCCGTGCTGGACCACCTGATCGTCGGGGACGGTCGGTACGTGAGCCTCCGCGAGCGGGGTGGTCCGTTCGACCCGGCGCCGGGAGCGCCGCGCGCGCCGCGGAAGAGGGGGGCCGGGCCAGCGGGGGGCCCGAGAGGAGCGTGA
- the obgE gene encoding GTPase ObgE: MFIDRARIFVKAGDGGNGCVAFRREKFVPKGGPSGGDGGRGGSVALRADTDLNTLLSFRYRRLFKAGRGAHGEGSARAGRSGRDLVIPVAPGTIVVDEATGDRLADLVAPGQEVIVAHGGRGGRGNTHFATSTRRAPREAEPGTPGEERWLLLELRLLADVGLVGLPNAGKSSLLVRISAARPKVADYPFTTTEPVLGVVPLPDAPGIVVADIPGLIEGAHRGAGLGHEFLRHIARTRVLVHVVDLSGSDPDAAVATVERELALHAPELTTRPVIVAGNKMDLPDARGRWERFAATMAARGREVVSISAATGEGVPALLRAVRSRLQAAPPRGAEEAAGVAENTPPGPGAAT, translated from the coding sequence ATGTTCATTGACCGCGCACGGATCTTCGTCAAGGCCGGAGACGGCGGCAACGGTTGCGTGGCGTTCCGCCGGGAGAAGTTCGTGCCGAAGGGGGGACCGTCGGGCGGCGACGGCGGCCGCGGCGGGAGCGTCGCACTCCGGGCCGACACCGACCTGAACACGTTGTTGTCGTTCCGGTACCGCCGGCTCTTCAAGGCCGGCCGCGGCGCCCACGGGGAGGGCAGCGCGCGCGCCGGACGGTCCGGGCGCGATCTCGTGATCCCGGTGGCCCCCGGCACGATCGTGGTCGACGAAGCCACTGGCGACCGGCTCGCCGACCTCGTCGCCCCCGGGCAGGAGGTGATCGTGGCCCACGGCGGCCGGGGGGGGCGCGGCAACACACACTTCGCCACGTCGACTCGCCGCGCGCCGCGCGAGGCCGAACCGGGGACGCCGGGCGAGGAGCGGTGGCTGTTGCTGGAGCTTCGCCTGCTCGCAGACGTGGGCCTCGTGGGCCTGCCCAACGCCGGCAAATCGTCGTTGCTCGTGCGGATCTCGGCCGCGCGCCCCAAAGTGGCCGACTACCCGTTTACCACGACCGAGCCCGTGCTCGGGGTCGTACCGCTGCCCGATGCACCGGGCATCGTTGTCGCCGACATCCCCGGGCTGATCGAGGGTGCGCATCGAGGCGCGGGACTCGGCCACGAGTTTCTGCGGCACATCGCGCGCACGCGCGTGCTGGTGCACGTGGTGGATCTGAGCGGGTCGGATCCCGACGCCGCGGTGGCGACGGTGGAGCGCGAACTCGCGCTGCACGCTCCCGAGCTGACCACGCGGCCGGTGATCGTGGCCGGCAACAAGATGGATCTGCCGGACGCGCGCGGTCGGTGGGAGCGATTCGCCGCGACGATGGCGGCGCGGGGCCGCGAGGTCGTCTCGATCTCGGCCGCAACCGGCGAAGGTGTGCCGGCGCTGTTGCGCGCGGTGCGGTCGCGGCTCCAGGCCGCACCGCCGCGCGGGGCGGAGGAAGCCGCGGGCGTCGCCGAGAACACGCCCCCCGGACCTGGCGCGGCGACGTGA
- the rplU gene encoding 50S ribosomal protein L21: MYAVIDVGGKQVRVEAGQVVELDRVPADPGAEVTLGRVLMLVDGDTVTCGTPEVSGAGVTVTVLGHSRTRKLLVGKFRPKKHYRRRVGHRQPRSRVRVERITSGQGA, from the coding sequence ATGTATGCGGTAATCGATGTGGGTGGCAAGCAGGTGCGGGTGGAGGCGGGGCAGGTCGTCGAGTTGGACCGCGTGCCCGCGGATCCTGGGGCCGAGGTCACGCTCGGGCGCGTGTTGATGCTGGTGGACGGCGACACGGTGACGTGCGGCACGCCGGAGGTGTCAGGCGCCGGGGTGACGGTCACCGTGCTCGGGCACTCGCGGACGCGGAAGCTCCTCGTGGGGAAGTTCCGGCCGAAGAAGCACTACCGGCGGCGCGTTGGGCATCGGCAACCCCGCAGCCGGGTGCGGGTCGAGCGGATCACGAGCGGGCAGGGGGCCTGA
- a CDS encoding Rne/Rng family ribonuclease, translating into MAKEILANVDPFEVRVAVLEDGVLTGVLLERGDPLAGNVYKGRVASVLPGMEAAFVDIGLERNAFLHVADVRSNRIEAHGQGGEDLEDQIGRGPIAERLRVGQEILVQVTKEPRGSKGARATTYVALPGHYLVLMPTVTGIGVSRRIENEQERKRLRAIGERLRPEGMGLIVRTAAEGVDERDLADDVRFLLQLWSKVTERAAASRAPAVLYQDHGLIRRVVRDLFTGEVDRFVVDSPLEFERVRDLVGSFAPELRERVQFHGGPEPIFDAYGVEREIERALHRKVWLRSGGYLVFDRTEAATVIDVNTGKYVGKTDLASTILKTNLEAAQEIARQIRLRDIGGIILVDFIDMDAEKHRRRVLAALAEAVRADRTKVHVIDLTQLGLVEITRKRVYQDLEELMRMPCPYCEGRGRVLSPQSAGVRARRELRRAASTSRAKVLMAYVHPDVAAVLEEDAEWLRALGRESGKTIVVRSRPGMHLDRIAVAQGESAAAMERAEANGQGAKLGPVFWLDPIHGEGLDLPDDEPRESSVLRAVGEPASAGGGWFVRLWRRLGGAGGVPPAPPVGRPLPRDGRREHAEPNPAGVGRTPGR; encoded by the coding sequence ATGGCTAAGGAGATTCTCGCGAACGTGGACCCGTTTGAGGTGCGCGTCGCCGTGCTTGAGGACGGCGTGCTGACCGGCGTCTTGCTCGAGCGGGGTGACCCGCTCGCGGGAAACGTGTACAAGGGGCGGGTGGCGAGCGTGCTGCCCGGCATGGAGGCGGCGTTCGTGGACATCGGCCTCGAGCGGAACGCCTTCCTCCACGTCGCAGACGTACGGTCGAACCGGATCGAGGCGCACGGACAGGGCGGCGAGGATCTCGAGGATCAGATCGGACGGGGTCCGATCGCCGAGCGGCTGCGGGTGGGCCAGGAGATCCTCGTGCAGGTGACCAAGGAGCCGCGGGGGAGCAAGGGCGCGCGTGCGACGACCTACGTGGCGCTGCCGGGCCACTACCTCGTGCTGATGCCGACCGTCACGGGGATCGGGGTCAGCCGTCGCATCGAGAACGAACAGGAGCGCAAGCGTCTGCGGGCGATCGGGGAGCGGCTGCGCCCGGAAGGGATGGGCCTGATCGTCCGGACGGCGGCCGAGGGCGTCGACGAGCGGGACCTCGCCGACGACGTCCGCTTCCTGTTACAGTTGTGGTCGAAAGTCACCGAGCGCGCCGCGGCCAGCCGCGCGCCGGCCGTGCTCTACCAGGACCACGGCCTGATCCGCCGTGTGGTGCGTGATCTGTTCACCGGGGAGGTCGACCGGTTCGTCGTGGACTCCCCGCTCGAGTTCGAACGGGTCCGCGACCTGGTGGGCTCGTTCGCGCCGGAACTGCGTGAGCGCGTGCAGTTTCATGGGGGGCCGGAGCCGATCTTCGACGCCTACGGTGTGGAGCGCGAGATCGAGCGGGCGCTGCACCGGAAGGTGTGGTTGCGCAGCGGCGGGTACCTCGTCTTCGATCGGACCGAGGCCGCGACCGTGATCGACGTGAACACGGGCAAGTACGTCGGGAAGACCGACCTGGCGAGCACGATCCTCAAGACAAATCTCGAGGCCGCGCAGGAGATCGCCCGGCAGATCCGCCTCCGTGACATCGGGGGGATCATCCTGGTTGACTTCATCGACATGGATGCCGAGAAGCATCGACGCCGTGTGCTCGCGGCGCTCGCCGAGGCCGTTCGCGCCGATCGCACGAAGGTCCACGTGATCGATCTCACGCAACTCGGGCTCGTCGAGATCACCCGGAAGCGCGTCTACCAGGATCTCGAGGAGCTGATGCGGATGCCCTGTCCGTACTGTGAAGGGCGGGGTCGGGTGCTGTCCCCTCAGAGCGCGGGGGTGCGCGCCCGCCGGGAGTTGCGCCGTGCGGCCTCGACGTCGCGGGCGAAGGTGCTGATGGCGTACGTACATCCCGACGTGGCGGCCGTGCTCGAGGAGGACGCGGAGTGGCTGCGGGCGCTCGGTCGCGAGAGCGGCAAGACGATCGTCGTGCGGTCGCGTCCCGGGATGCACCTCGATCGCATCGCCGTGGCGCAAGGTGAGAGCGCCGCGGCGATGGAGCGGGCGGAGGCAAACGGGCAGGGCGCGAAACTCGGGCCGGTGTTCTGGCTGGACCCGATCCACGGCGAGGGGCTGGATCTGCCGGACGACGAGCCGCGTGAGTCCTCCGTGCTCCGGGCCGTCGGCGAGCCTGCGTCGGCGGGGGGAGGATGGTTCGTGCGCCTGTGGCGCCGCCTGGGCGGAGCCGGTGGAGTGCCGCCGGCGCCGCCGGTCGGGCGTCCGCTGCCTCGGGACGGGCGCAGGGAGCATGCCGAACCCAACCCTGCGGGGGTGGGCAGAACCCCGGGTCGTTGA
- the rodA gene encoding rod shape-determining protein RodA, whose amino-acid sequence MSAVGTAAVTAPGSVSARAARTRRLARNLDPILIGTTAALVAFGLLMVYSTTRSSPHPFLYTRSQLLHIVIGVGVGIVLIAVDYRTLASASRWLYVANLGILAAVLVVGRSSLGAQRWIPLGPLGQFQPSEIAKLAIVITLAKHMADRPGPYRSIRDLLPFLGHVALPMFLIFRQPDLGTALVYGAIFAGMLYAGGARRRDLAGLSAGACLLFPVLWHLLKEYQRRRLMVFLDPSLDPLGSGYGIIQSKIAVGSGMTWGKGLFAGTQNVLQFVPEHHTDFIFSVVGEELGFVGALLLLTLFLVWLWRGVRTAAVARDRFGALAAAGIVSMVAFHVFVNVGMTVGIMPITGIPLPFISYGGSALMTMLWATALLLNIGMRHQKIRF is encoded by the coding sequence ATGAGTGCCGTGGGCACGGCCGCCGTCACCGCGCCGGGATCTGTGAGCGCGCGCGCCGCGCGGACTCGGCGCCTGGCGCGCAACCTCGATCCGATCCTGATTGGTACGACGGCGGCGCTCGTCGCGTTTGGACTGCTCATGGTGTACAGCACCACCCGATCCTCCCCGCATCCGTTTCTGTACACCCGCAGCCAGTTGCTCCACATCGTCATCGGCGTCGGCGTCGGGATCGTGCTGATAGCGGTCGACTACCGCACGCTCGCGTCCGCGTCGCGCTGGCTGTACGTGGCGAACCTCGGGATACTCGCCGCGGTGCTGGTCGTGGGCCGCAGCAGCCTCGGCGCGCAGCGCTGGATCCCCCTCGGACCGCTGGGACAGTTCCAGCCGTCGGAGATCGCGAAGCTCGCGATCGTCATCACGCTGGCGAAGCACATGGCCGACCGGCCCGGACCGTACCGATCGATCCGCGACCTGCTGCCGTTTCTCGGGCACGTCGCGCTGCCGATGTTCCTCATCTTCCGCCAGCCCGACCTCGGGACCGCGCTCGTGTACGGCGCGATCTTCGCGGGGATGCTGTACGCGGGGGGCGCGCGCCGCCGGGACCTCGCCGGGCTCTCGGCGGGCGCGTGCCTGCTGTTTCCGGTGCTCTGGCACCTGCTCAAGGAGTACCAGAGGCGGCGGCTCATGGTGTTCCTCGACCCCTCGCTAGACCCGCTCGGATCGGGCTATGGCATCATCCAATCGAAGATTGCCGTCGGCAGCGGGATGACCTGGGGCAAGGGGCTGTTCGCCGGGACGCAGAACGTGCTGCAGTTCGTCCCGGAGCACCACACGGACTTCATCTTCTCCGTGGTCGGCGAGGAACTGGGGTTCGTCGGCGCGCTGCTCCTCTTGACGCTGTTCCTCGTGTGGCTCTGGCGCGGCGTGCGGACCGCGGCGGTGGCCCGCGACCGGTTCGGGGCGCTCGCCGCGGCGGGGATCGTCTCGATGGTCGCCTTTCACGTGTTCGTGAACGTTGGGATGACGGTCGGGATCATGCCGATCACCGGGATCCCGCTTCCGTTCATCAGTTATGGCGGCAGTGCCCTCATGACGATGCTGTGGGCGACCGCGCTTCTCCTCAATATCGGGATGCGCCACCAGAAGATTCGGTTCTAG
- the nadD gene encoding nicotinate-nucleotide adenylyltransferase: protein MSRVGVMGGTFDPVHYGHLVTAGEARWQFGLDLVIFVPNRHPPHKDPHDVSGPEHRYLMTFLATVTNPRFLVSRMEIDRPGPSYTIDTIRELGREHPSDELYYITGADALGQILRGEWRDAEQLLRLCRFIGASRPGYYLDPAQVSASHHHVRPHLHNIHTMEIPAMAISSTDIRARVREGRPITYLVPEAVEQYIAKHNLYVEAPASLPKGAG, encoded by the coding sequence GTGAGCAGAGTCGGGGTCATGGGCGGGACGTTTGATCCCGTGCACTATGGACACTTGGTCACGGCGGGGGAGGCTCGGTGGCAGTTCGGGCTCGACCTCGTGATCTTTGTGCCGAACCGCCATCCTCCGCACAAGGACCCGCACGACGTGTCGGGACCCGAGCACCGGTATCTCATGACGTTTCTCGCGACCGTCACGAATCCGCGGTTCTTGGTCTCGCGCATGGAGATCGATCGGCCGGGACCATCCTACACCATCGACACGATCCGCGAGCTCGGGCGCGAACACCCCAGCGACGAACTGTACTACATCACCGGCGCGGACGCGCTCGGGCAGATCCTGCGCGGTGAGTGGCGGGACGCGGAGCAGTTGCTCCGATTGTGCCGGTTTATCGGCGCGAGTCGCCCCGGCTACTACCTCGATCCCGCCCAGGTGTCGGCGAGCCACCATCACGTCCGGCCGCATCTCCACAACATCCATACGATGGAGATCCCGGCGATGGCGATCAGCAGCACCGACATCCGGGCCCGCGTGCGCGAAGGCCGACCGATCACCTATCTCGTGCCCGAAGCCGTCGAGCAGTACATCGCGAAGCACAACCTCTACGTGGAAGCGCCCGCGTCGCTCCCCAAGGGGGCCGGGTAG
- a CDS encoding rod shape-determining protein: MIFNGLFGRFTRDMGVDLGTANTLVYVRREGIVLREPSVVARRVDGGEVLAVGDEAKKMIGRTPGDIIATRPLRDGVIADFDTTASMLSYFIKRGLRGRSLLRPRVIVGIPSGVTEVEKRAVIDATLQAGAREAYLIEEPMAAAIGAGLPVSEPVGSMVVDIGGGTTEVAVIALGGIVTARSIRVAGDEMDESIIQYARKAYNLLIGERTSEDIKIKIGSAYPQKEDQSIEVRGRDLVSGLPRTVRMTGTEIREAMAEPIAAIVEAVKMTLERTPPELAADIVDRGIIMAGGGALLRGLDRLLGEETGMPVMITDDPLSSVVLGTGRALEEIETLKKVLVTSKRM; this comes from the coding sequence ATGATCTTCAACGGCTTGTTCGGCCGGTTCACCCGCGACATGGGAGTGGACCTCGGGACCGCCAACACCCTGGTGTACGTGCGGCGGGAGGGGATCGTGCTGCGGGAGCCGTCCGTGGTCGCGCGGAGGGTGGACGGCGGCGAGGTGCTGGCCGTCGGCGACGAGGCCAAGAAGATGATCGGCCGCACGCCCGGAGACATCATCGCGACCCGCCCGCTCAGAGACGGCGTGATCGCCGACTTCGACACGACCGCCTCGATGCTGTCGTACTTCATCAAGCGCGGCCTCCGGGGGCGGAGTCTGTTGCGGCCCCGGGTGATCGTTGGGATTCCGAGTGGCGTCACCGAGGTGGAGAAGCGCGCCGTGATCGACGCGACGCTCCAAGCCGGCGCGCGGGAAGCGTACCTGATCGAGGAACCGATGGCCGCCGCGATCGGCGCGGGGCTTCCCGTGTCGGAGCCGGTGGGGAGCATGGTCGTCGATATCGGAGGCGGGACGACCGAGGTCGCCGTGATTGCGCTCGGCGGCATCGTGACCGCCCGCAGCATCCGGGTCGCCGGTGACGAGATGGACGAATCGATTATTCAATACGCGCGGAAGGCGTACAACCTTTTGATCGGTGAGCGCACGTCCGAGGATATCAAGATCAAGATCGGCTCCGCGTACCCGCAGAAGGAGGACCAGTCGATCGAAGTCCGGGGGCGGGATTTGGTGTCGGGACTCCCGCGGACGGTGCGGATGACCGGGACGGAGATCCGCGAGGCGATGGCGGAGCCGATCGCGGCCATCGTCGAGGCGGTGAAGATGACCTTGGAGCGAACCCCGCCGGAACTGGCCGCGGACATCGTGGACCGCGGTATCATCATGGCGGGAGGCGGCGCGCTGCTCCGCGGGCTCGACCGGCTACTCGGCGAGGAGACCGGCATGCCGGTGATGATCACCGACGACCCCCTCAGCAGCGTCGTGCTCGGGACCGGGCGCGCGCTCGAAGAGATCGAGACGCTCAAGAAAGTCCTGGTCACGAGCAAGCGGATGTAG
- the rpmA gene encoding 50S ribosomal protein L27 yields the protein MAHKKGGSSSRNGRDSNAQRLGIKRFAGETVSAGSVLVRQHGTRYLPGRNVGLGRDDTLFALASGVVRFERRGRDGRQVSVYPGDA from the coding sequence ATGGCACATAAGAAGGGTGGTAGCAGTTCCCGGAACGGGCGCGACAGCAACGCCCAGCGCTTGGGCATCAAGCGGTTCGCCGGCGAGACGGTGTCCGCGGGCTCGGTGCTCGTCCGGCAGCACGGGACACGGTACCTGCCGGGCCGCAACGTCGGGCTGGGGCGCGACGACACGTTGTTCGCGCTCGCGTCTGGCGTCGTGCGGTTCGAGCGACGCGGCCGCGACGGCCGTCAGGTATCGGTGTATCCAGGCGACGCGTAG
- the mrdA gene encoding penicillin-binding protein 2: protein MDRESFERRLVVLFAVVAGLLAVLAVRLWQVQVVQGDYFSRLAEENRLRVTTLAAPRGLIVDRSGRPLVANRPAFTVALMPTEVVNPQQEIPEIARLLGLDPGDVWQRFTASRGQPFQPVRLRRDVPKTVVAAVEESRMDLPGVLVEVEPVREYLYHDLAGHLLGYLGEISDADLRQLRADGYEPGELIGKAGVERVYDRYLRGRNGELRAEVDAMGRLSRTLQTIPAVPGDTLVLGIDLPMQQAAEAALGDRPGAVVAMDPATGTVEAFASHPALDPNLFSAGIPAAAWSALLRDPRQPLIDRAVQAGYPTGSVFKIVTASAALQLGVVTADTEFYDPGYYNLGGRIFHDNQNEAFGHLNFLNAIAVSSNVVFWTISRSVGPEHISEYAHLYGLGARTGVDLPDEIAGVVPDPAWKRRVYREPWYAGDTLNTAVGQGYVLVTPMQAARMIAAVANGGTLVTPHIAVEIRTPSGQVIQKISPPPAGDVPLSPQTLSVLRAGLSAVVTRGTATSIQIPGLAVAGKTGTAESAHGKPYAWFVGYAPADHPTLVVIAMVENAGYGAEFAGPIVQRVLETAFGLTPAAPPAGDPKP from the coding sequence ATGGACCGCGAGAGCTTCGAGCGGCGCCTCGTCGTCCTGTTCGCCGTAGTCGCCGGCCTCCTCGCCGTGCTGGCCGTCCGCCTCTGGCAGGTGCAGGTCGTGCAGGGCGACTACTTCTCCCGTCTCGCGGAGGAAAACCGTCTGCGCGTCACGACACTCGCCGCGCCGCGCGGGCTCATCGTCGACCGGTCCGGTCGGCCGCTCGTCGCGAACCGTCCCGCGTTCACCGTGGCGCTGATGCCCACCGAGGTCGTCAATCCGCAGCAGGAGATCCCAGAGATCGCCCGCTTGCTGGGCCTCGATCCCGGGGACGTCTGGCAGCGGTTCACCGCGTCGCGAGGCCAGCCGTTCCAGCCCGTGCGGTTGCGTCGTGACGTGCCGAAGACGGTCGTCGCCGCCGTCGAGGAGAGCCGGATGGATCTGCCTGGCGTCCTCGTGGAGGTCGAGCCCGTGCGGGAGTACCTGTACCACGATCTCGCCGGCCATCTGCTCGGCTATCTCGGCGAGATCAGCGACGCCGACCTCCGCCAGTTGCGGGCCGACGGATACGAACCCGGCGAACTGATCGGCAAGGCGGGGGTGGAACGGGTCTACGACCGCTACCTCCGCGGGCGCAACGGCGAGCTCCGCGCCGAGGTCGACGCGATGGGCCGGTTGTCGCGGACGCTTCAGACGATCCCGGCCGTGCCGGGGGACACCCTGGTGCTCGGAATCGACCTGCCGATGCAGCAGGCCGCGGAGGCCGCGCTCGGAGACCGGCCGGGCGCCGTCGTGGCGATGGACCCCGCGACCGGTACCGTTGAGGCGTTCGCGAGTCACCCCGCGCTCGACCCGAACTTGTTCTCGGCGGGGATCCCCGCGGCGGCTTGGAGCGCGTTGTTGCGCGACCCCCGCCAACCGTTGATCGACCGCGCGGTCCAGGCCGGCTACCCGACCGGGTCGGTGTTCAAGATCGTGACCGCATCGGCGGCGTTGCAGCTCGGCGTCGTGACGGCCGACACCGAGTTCTACGATCCGGGCTACTACAACCTCGGCGGGCGGATCTTCCACGACAACCAAAACGAAGCGTTCGGTCATCTGAACTTCCTGAATGCGATCGCGGTGTCGTCAAACGTGGTGTTCTGGACGATCTCGCGGTCGGTCGGGCCCGAGCACATTTCCGAGTACGCGCACCTGTACGGGCTCGGCGCTCGCACGGGCGTCGACCTACCTGACGAGATCGCCGGCGTCGTGCCCGATCCGGCGTGGAAACGCCGCGTCTACCGTGAACCGTGGTACGCCGGGGACACGCTCAACACCGCGGTGGGGCAGGGGTATGTGCTCGTGACACCGATGCAGGCGGCCCGGATGATCGCCGCGGTGGCGAACGGCGGGACGCTCGTGACCCCGCACATCGCCGTGGAAATTCGTACGCCGTCGGGCCAGGTCATTCAGAAGATCTCGCCGCCGCCGGCGGGCGACGTGCCGCTCAGCCCGCAGACGCTGTCCGTCCTCCGGGCCGGGTTGTCCGCGGTCGTGACGCGCGGAACCGCCACCTCGATTCAGATTCCTGGCCTCGCCGTCGCGGGCAAAACGGGGACCGCGGAGAGCGCACACGGCAAGCCGTACGCGTGGTTCGTTGGCTACGCGCCGGCCGACCACCCGACGCTGGTGGTCATCGCCATGGTCGAGAACGCGGGCTACGGGGCCGAGTTCGCCGGACCCATTGTGCAGCGCGTGCTGGAAACCGCGTTCGGTCTCACGCCCGCCGCTCCGCCGGCCGGAGACCCCAAGCCATGA
- the mreC gene encoding rod shape-determining protein MreC, with protein MFSSALLRHRRLIVFLTLSVVALAVLTEQVRTPDRRRVGWVGEAVEFALAPAATVLSRIGGAVSGAWSLLNEIGALRTENARLRAEVGQLREENAGLRPAAQENARLGALLGFKEHQPYQTVATRVIGREPSDWFSTVLVDRGTLTGVRRNDPVVTSDGLVGHVIETGLTWSRVLLLPDPRSAVGVLVVRSREAGVVEGQGYPVLHLKYLARDADVQPGDQIVTSGLGQIYPRSLVVGTVIGVTHAAGDMFQEALVRPSADLAHLEELLIVVRGGEQVAR; from the coding sequence GTGTTCTCGTCCGCGCTGCTCCGCCACCGACGGCTCATCGTGTTCTTGACGCTGAGCGTCGTCGCGCTCGCCGTCTTGACCGAGCAGGTGCGGACGCCCGACCGCCGCCGGGTGGGGTGGGTGGGCGAGGCCGTGGAGTTCGCGCTTGCGCCGGCCGCCACGGTGCTGTCGCGGATTGGCGGCGCGGTGTCCGGCGCGTGGTCGCTTCTGAATGAGATCGGGGCCCTGCGCACCGAGAACGCGCGTCTCCGCGCCGAGGTCGGGCAGTTGCGCGAGGAGAACGCCGGACTCCGCCCGGCCGCGCAGGAGAACGCGCGGCTCGGAGCGCTGCTCGGCTTCAAGGAGCACCAGCCGTACCAGACCGTGGCGACTCGGGTGATCGGCCGCGAGCCGAGCGACTGGTTCTCCACGGTGCTCGTCGACCGCGGCACGCTCACGGGCGTCCGGCGGAACGATCCCGTCGTCACCAGCGACGGCTTGGTGGGGCACGTGATCGAGACCGGGCTGACGTGGTCACGCGTACTGCTCCTCCCGGATCCGCGGAGCGCCGTCGGCGTCCTCGTGGTCCGTTCGCGCGAAGCCGGCGTCGTAGAGGGCCAGGGCTACCCCGTGCTGCACCTGAAGTACCTCGCCCGCGACGCGGACGTGCAGCCCGGAGACCAGATCGTCACGTCCGGGCTCGGACAGATCTATCCGCGCAGTCTCGTCGTCGGCACTGTGATCGGGGTCACCCACGCCGCCGGCGACATGTTTCAGGAGGCGCTGGTGCGTCCCTCCGCCGACCTCGCCCATCTGGAGGAGTTGCTGATTGTCGTCCGAGGTGGCGAACAGGTCGCGCGATGA